A DNA window from Ficedula albicollis isolate OC2 chromosome 1, FicAlb1.5, whole genome shotgun sequence contains the following coding sequences:
- the SLITRK5 gene encoding SLIT and NTRK-like protein 5, which translates to MYACCSTVTLEQDLNKKMHIWMLQTIAFALTSLVLSWAESIEYYGEICDNACPCEEKDSILTVSCENRGIISLFEISPPRFPVYHLLLSGNLLNRLYPNQFVNYTGASILHLGSNDIQDIETGAFHGLRGLRRLHLNNNKLELLRDDTFLGLESLEYLQVDYNYISVIEPNAFSKLHLLQVLILNDNLLSSLPNNLFRFVPLTHLDLRGNRLKLLPYVGLLQHMDKVVELQLEENPWNCSCELIALKDWLDSISYSALVGDVVCETPFRLHGRDLDEVSKQELCPRRLISDYEMRPQTPLSTTGYFHTTPASVNSVATSSSAVYKSPLKPPKGTRQPNKTRVRPTSRLPSKDLGYSNYGPSIAYQTKSPVPLECPTACTCNLQISDLGLNVNCQERKIESISELQPKPYNPKKMYLTENYIALVRRADFVDATGLDLLHLGNNRISVIQDRAFGDLTNLRRLYLNGNRIERLSPELFYGLQSLQYLFLQYNVIREIEAGTFESVPNLQLLFLNNNLLRSLPGNIFSGLSLYRLSLRSNHFSYLPVSGVLDQLKSLLQIDLHENPWDCTCDVVGMKLWLEQLNTGVLVDQVICESPKKFAQSDMRAVRAELLCPDYSDIVVSTPTPSPGQLPARTTPSSSTVRLNGTAAAGGSAPAGGAGGGSSSVPLSVLILSLLLVFIMSVFVAAGLFVLVMKRRKKGQGDHASANNSDVSSFNMQYSVYSGGGHHHHPHLQHPPPPPPPVKTPAGHVYEYIPHPLGHMCKNPIYRSREGNSGEDYKDLHELKVTYSSHPLPPGSPPPPPPPPPPPPPPPPPPPPPPPPPRGEDAPARSPAYSVSTIEPREELLSPVQDADRFYRGILEPDKHSPSTLGTPGSTLPDYPKLPAAYTYSPNYDLRRAHQYLHPGPGDARLRETVLYSPPSTVYVEPNRNEYLELKAKLNAEPDYLEVLEKQTTFSQF; encoded by the exons atgtatgcTTGCTGCTCTACAGTAACTTTGGAACAGGACctcaacaaaaaaatgcatatcTGGATGCTGCAGACGATCGCATTTGCTTTGACATCACTAGTCCTTTCCTGGGCAGAAAGCATCGAGTATTATGGGGAAATCTGTGATAATGCGTGTCCTTGTGAGGAGAAGGACAGCATCTTAACAGTGAGTTGTGAAAACAGAGGGATCATCAGCCTTTTTGAGATCAGTCCACCAAGGTTCCCTGTTTACCACCTCTTGTTGTCTGGGAACCTTTTGAACAGGCTGTACCCAAACCAGTTTGTAAATTACACGGGGGCTTCGATTTTGCATCTGGGGAGCAATGACATACAAGACATCGAAACCGGGGCCTTTCATGGTCTGAGAGGTTTAAGGAGGCTGCACTTGAACAATAACAAGTTGGAACTTTTACGGGATGACACTTTCCTTGGGCTAGAGAGTTTGGAATACCTACAGGTCGATTATAATTATATTAGCGTCATTGAACCCAATGCCTTCAGCAAACTGCATTTGTTGCAGGTGCTGATTCTCAATGATAACCTCCTCTCCAGTTTGCCCAACAACCTTTTCCGTTTTGTGCCCTTAACTCACCTGGACCTGAGGGGTAACCGGCTGAAGCTGTTGCCCTATGTGGgcctcctgcagcacatggatAAGGtggtggagctgcagctggaggaaaacCCCTGGAATTGCTCTTGTGAGTTGATTGCTCTAAAGGATTGGCTGGACAGTATCTCGTACTCTGCTCTGGTGGGAGATGTGGTTTGCGAGACCCCTTTCCGCTTACATGGTCGAGACCTGGATGAAGTCTCTAAGCAGGAGCTTTGCCCCAGGAGGCTCATCTCTGATTATGAAATGAGACCTCAAACACCATTGAGCACTACAGGGTATTTCCACACTACCCCAGCCTCAGTCAACTCTGTGGCCACTTCTTCTTCAGCTGTTTACAAATCTCCCTTGAAGCCTCCCAAGGGGACCCGCCAACCCAACAAGACAAGGGTGCGCCCCACCTCCCGCCTGCCCTCAAAAGACCTGGGATACAGCAACTATGGCCCCAGCATTGCCTACCAGACCAAATCCCCGGTGCCTTTGGAGTGCCCCACTGCCTGCACTTGCAACTTGCAGATTTCTGACCTGGGCCTCAATGTCAATTGTCAAGAGAGGAAGATTGAGAGCATTTCTGAACTGCAGCCCAAGCCCTATAATCCTAAGAAGATGTATTTGACGGAGAACTACATTGCACTGGTACGCAGGGCAGATTTTGTGGATGCCACTGGTCTGGATTTACTGCATCTGGGCAATAATCGGATCTCGGTCATTCAGGACCGGGCTTTTGGGGATTTAACTAATTTGCGAAGGCTGTACCTGAATGGGAACCGGATCGAGcggctgagcccagagctgttcTATGGGCTGCAAAGCCTGCAGTACCTCTTCCTGCAGTACAACGTCATCCGGGAGATAGAGGCAGGCACCTTTGAATCTGTCCCCAACCTTCAGCTCTTGTTTTTGAACAACAATCTGCTGAGGTCTTTGCCAGGGAACATTTTTTCTGGTCTGTCTCTCTACAGGCTGAGCCTGCGGAGCAACCACTTCTCCTACCTGCCAGTGAGCGGGGTGCTGGACCAGCTGAAATCCCTGCTGCAGATCGACCTGCACGAGAACCCCTGGGACTGCACCTGCGACGTGGTGGGCAtgaagctgtggctggagcagctcaacACCGGTGTCCTGGTGGACCAGGTTATCTGTGAGTCCCCTAAGAAGTTTGCCCAGAGCGACATGCGGGCCGTCCGGGCGGAGCTGCTGTGCCCCGACTACTCGGACATCGTGGTCTCCACGCCCACGCCGTCCCCGGGCCAGCTGCCGGCCAGGAccaccccctcctcctccaccgTGCGCCTGAACGGCACGGCGGCGGCGGGCGGCTCCGCGCCCGCGGGCGGCGCCGGCGGCGGCAGCTCCTCCGTGCCGCTCTCGGTGCTGATCCTCAGCCTGCTGCTCGTCTTCATCATGTCCGTCTTCGTGGCGGCGGGGCTCTTCGTCCTGGTGATGAAGCGGCGCAAGAAGGGCCAGGGCGACCACGCCAGCGCCAACAACTCCGACGTGAGCTCCTTCAACATGCAGTACAGCGTCTACAGCGGAGGcggccaccaccaccacccccacctgcagca cccccccccccccccccccccggtgaaGACGCCCGCCGGCCACGTCTACGAGTACATCCCGCACCCCCTGGGCCACATGTGCAAAAACCCGATCTACCGCTCCCGGGAAGGCAACTCGGGCGAGGATTACAAAGACCTTCACGAGCTCAAGGTGACCTACAGCAGCCACCCCCTGCCCcccgggagccccccccccccccccccccccccccccccccccccccccccccccccccccccccccccccccccccccccccccc GCGGGGAGGACGCGCCGGCGCGCAGCCCCGCGTACAGCGTGAGCACCATCGAGCCGCGGGAGGAGCTGCTCTCGCCGGTGCAAGACGCCGATCGCTTTTACAGGGGCATTTTGGAGCCCGACAAACACTCCCCCTCCACGCTGGGTACACCCGGCTCCACCCTCCCCGACTACCCCAAGCTCCCCGCCGCCTACACCTACTCCCCCAACTATGACCTTAGGCGTGCCCACCAGTACTTGCACCCGGGCCCGGGGGACGCCAGGCTCCGGGAGACGGTGCTCTACAGCCCCCCGAGTACTGTCTATGTAGAGCCCAACAGGAACGAGTATCTGGAGctaaaagcaaaactaaacGCAGAGCCGGACTACCTCGAAGTGCTGGAAAAACAGACCACATTCAGCCAGTTCTGA